The Vibrio chagasii genome includes a region encoding these proteins:
- a CDS encoding TolC family outer membrane protein encodes MNCIQATTLGLAIALSLPAGAQTLEQAVAFTLESNPEIKSAYNEYISKRYLNDASGGAYRPSIDLDGGIGYEHTDLATNQDTTDLTRKEATITLTQLIWDGANTSNDIDRTAADAESVRYQLLSNAQDIALEVTKVYLDAVKAYEVLSLSESNLATHKEIYSDIRKRVESGIGSTADMSQVEARIAKAHGNLLAAQNNLFDTHTQFKRLVGQSPLGLTFPRADAGAIPYTVDGALAKAFNQHPVIKIAQADVDSAKFQYKQSKSTNYPTVSFEAAQTWRDDAGGTEGSSDEFSAMVRLRYNLYNGGSDQDRAESAAYQLNKAKDLRESTYRNVEESLRLSWSALDLTVQQKEFLSDHVDSASDTVISYEKQYRIGKRTLLDLLNTENELFEARKGYLDAKYDEQYAKYRVMNATGNLLTGLRVEIPEEWNEKVEY; translated from the coding sequence TTGAATTGCATTCAAGCAACAACATTAGGATTAGCGATAGCGCTGAGTTTGCCGGCTGGCGCACAAACCTTAGAGCAGGCTGTAGCATTTACTTTAGAAAGTAACCCTGAAATCAAAAGTGCTTACAACGAGTATATTAGTAAACGTTACTTGAATGATGCATCAGGGGGAGCCTACCGACCAAGTATCGATTTAGATGGAGGTATTGGTTATGAACATACTGATCTCGCGACCAACCAAGACACCACCGACCTAACACGAAAAGAAGCAACGATTACGTTAACCCAATTGATATGGGATGGGGCTAATACGTCAAATGACATCGATCGTACTGCGGCTGACGCTGAGTCTGTGCGCTATCAACTGTTATCTAACGCCCAGGACATAGCACTTGAAGTAACAAAAGTGTATCTTGACGCAGTTAAAGCTTATGAAGTTCTTTCTCTCTCAGAAAGCAACTTAGCGACACACAAAGAGATATACAGTGATATTCGTAAGCGCGTGGAGTCAGGAATTGGCTCGACAGCAGATATGTCTCAAGTAGAAGCTCGTATTGCTAAAGCACATGGTAACTTACTCGCAGCTCAAAATAACTTGTTTGACACTCACACTCAATTTAAGCGACTTGTCGGACAATCTCCGCTGGGGCTAACCTTTCCTCGTGCCGATGCTGGTGCTATTCCATACACTGTTGATGGCGCCCTAGCAAAAGCCTTCAATCAACACCCTGTGATCAAGATAGCTCAAGCCGACGTTGATTCAGCAAAGTTTCAGTATAAGCAGTCGAAAAGCACCAACTACCCAACAGTGTCTTTTGAAGCAGCGCAAACCTGGCGTGATGATGCCGGAGGTACAGAAGGAAGTAGTGATGAATTCTCGGCAATGGTTCGCTTGAGGTACAATCTTTATAATGGTGGTTCAGATCAAGACCGCGCTGAAAGCGCCGCTTACCAACTGAACAAAGCCAAGGATCTTCGTGAGAGCACGTACCGCAATGTCGAAGAGAGCTTACGTCTTTCCTGGAGTGCTCTGGATTTGACGGTCCAGCAAAAAGAATTCCTATCTGATCACGTAGACTCGGCATCAGATACGGTTATCTCATATGAGAAGCAATACCGCATCGGTAAACGTACCCTTCTCGATTTGCTCAATACCGAGAATGAACTGTTTGAAGCTCGTAAAGGCTATTTAGATGCCAAGTATGACGAGCAATACGCAAAATATCGCGTTATGAACGCAACTGGTAATCTACTTACTGGCTTACGAGTTGAGATCCCTGAAGAATGGAATGAAAAGGTGGAATATTAA
- a CDS encoding OmpA family protein: MKLTNTVVSLCFMVISTHALADNNEDEFEYRALPPVTQIYDLQDDDNDGVINARDLCADTQIGAEIDNDGCGSYFESSEKKELHILFANNSTEINPAFLNQIRQMAAFLKRYESTTIELQGYASKVGNAEHNLMLSKERAANVRRALISNGIQPSRVNIVGHGDSEFSSNDTKINHALHRKVVASVAGFKGNIKEEWHIFTKIKK; the protein is encoded by the coding sequence ATGAAGCTAACAAACACAGTTGTATCGCTTTGCTTCATGGTTATATCTACCCATGCTTTAGCTGACAACAATGAAGATGAATTTGAGTATCGTGCGCTTCCGCCTGTCACTCAAATTTACGATCTACAAGATGACGACAACGATGGCGTAATCAATGCGCGTGATTTGTGTGCCGATACGCAGATTGGTGCAGAAATAGATAACGACGGTTGTGGTTCATATTTCGAGTCGTCGGAGAAAAAAGAGCTCCATATACTCTTCGCCAATAACTCTACAGAAATTAACCCAGCTTTTCTTAACCAGATACGCCAAATGGCTGCCTTTTTGAAGCGTTACGAAAGTACCACTATTGAATTGCAAGGTTACGCTAGTAAGGTGGGTAATGCCGAGCACAACCTAATGCTGTCAAAAGAGCGGGCTGCCAACGTTAGACGTGCACTTATCAGCAACGGCATTCAACCTTCTAGAGTCAACATCGTTGGCCATGGTGATTCTGAGTTCAGTAGCAATGACACCAAAATCAACCACGCACTTCACCGTAAAGTCGTTGCTTCTGTGGCCGGTTTTAAAGGCAATATCAAAGAAGAATGGCATATTTTCACTAAGATTAAGAAGTAA
- a CDS encoding DUF2750 domain-containing protein, producing the protein MSKLTADTQANLELFVSETQETKLVWGLRNEEGWLACDSSEFENSEVMPFWSSKEDAQTHNVEEWADFEVLEIPLDIFVEDWLLTLAEDGVLVGVNWNESLEGKELEPSDLAKLYI; encoded by the coding sequence ATGAGCAAACTAACAGCTGATACTCAAGCAAATCTAGAACTTTTCGTTTCTGAAACACAAGAAACTAAACTGGTATGGGGCCTTCGCAACGAAGAAGGTTGGCTAGCATGTGACTCAAGTGAATTCGAAAACAGCGAAGTGATGCCTTTCTGGTCTTCAAAAGAAGATGCTCAAACTCACAACGTTGAAGAGTGGGCTGACTTTGAAGTACTAGAAATTCCACTAGACATCTTTGTCGAAGATTGGCTACTAACTCTTGCTGAAGATGGCGTACTAGTAGGTGTTAACTGGAACGAATCTCTAGAAGGCAAAGAGCTTGAGCCTTCTGACCTAGCGAAATTATACATCTAA
- a CDS encoding tetratricopeptide repeat-containing diguanylate cyclase — protein sequence MLQTRYTSSTVYGDKLYLSSLLYQYMSHRDQPFYGIASNDSEYQAIEKTFLSALMKDGKGQYEEAQQGFLTLLAKMQSRSDSTGKALLKYQLCRSLNEQAKYHQANYYCSGLESDLHDAIDPVLPKFITHRVIANNHHFRSDYHTALNTYLSLIKAFPKGNDISGVYNDIGNLLKELKQYEKSTQYLEEALALRADASGLMKAQVHHSLADLYLNQSQSDLAIHHFEQAHKLLRESSHNYGMAVTRLGLGKAYTQTQKYDLARSYLVESLEAANELNNDGIRINAYLAVSDMFEEKKLMAEALNYAEQALKLAEQVSRHKYTAQALLQLSEIHKALNDYQQAFIYYQRYSSIQMEARDTDNRLALEALDIAHTKYEQELENSLLMHQANIDRLHIEKMERQSWVYNIIVILLLCGGSFMVFANKTIRSKAAIDATTKAYNRTEIIRRIKRVKRSQETNKQHVLVLLDLDKFKKINDEHGHPTGDRAIVHISRQIRKHLMSGELFGRLGGEEFVVMLTDTPPPEVRERVEELHYAISSTVFLSESKKPLNVTASFAYLATSNALSDFDDLYSVLDQALYQAKSNGRNCIIDAYNEPIDLPEVIYSQPVCEPTQP from the coding sequence ATGCTGCAAACACGCTATACGAGCTCGACTGTTTACGGTGATAAGCTTTACCTATCATCTCTCCTCTATCAATACATGAGTCATCGCGATCAACCCTTCTATGGCATAGCTTCCAATGACAGCGAATACCAGGCAATTGAAAAAACATTTCTTTCTGCTCTGATGAAAGACGGCAAAGGTCAATATGAAGAGGCACAGCAAGGCTTTTTGACTCTGTTAGCAAAAATGCAATCTCGTAGCGATTCAACCGGCAAAGCACTGCTCAAGTACCAATTATGTCGATCCCTCAACGAACAAGCTAAATATCATCAAGCGAACTACTATTGCTCGGGGCTTGAGTCCGACTTACATGATGCCATCGATCCTGTGCTGCCCAAGTTCATTACTCATCGGGTCATCGCTAACAATCATCATTTTCGTAGTGACTACCACACCGCGTTAAATACCTATCTATCTTTGATCAAGGCATTCCCAAAAGGAAATGATATCTCTGGGGTTTACAACGATATTGGTAACTTACTCAAAGAGCTAAAACAGTATGAAAAATCAACTCAATACCTAGAGGAAGCGCTTGCCCTTAGAGCCGATGCTTCAGGCCTAATGAAGGCTCAGGTTCATCACAGCCTTGCTGATCTCTATTTAAATCAAAGCCAAAGCGACTTAGCGATTCATCACTTTGAACAAGCGCATAAATTACTAAGAGAATCATCCCATAACTACGGCATGGCAGTCACTCGTTTAGGGTTAGGTAAAGCTTATACGCAAACACAAAAGTATGATTTAGCGCGAAGCTATTTAGTAGAGTCACTCGAGGCTGCCAATGAATTGAACAATGATGGCATTCGTATCAATGCTTATCTGGCAGTGAGTGATATGTTCGAAGAGAAAAAGCTTATGGCTGAGGCACTTAATTATGCCGAGCAAGCTTTGAAGTTAGCGGAACAGGTATCAAGACACAAATACACAGCTCAAGCTCTACTTCAATTATCTGAGATACACAAAGCGCTTAATGATTACCAACAAGCGTTTATCTATTATCAACGATATTCATCCATTCAGATGGAAGCGCGAGATACAGACAACCGACTCGCACTCGAGGCGCTCGATATTGCTCATACCAAATATGAACAGGAACTAGAGAATTCCTTGTTAATGCATCAAGCGAACATTGACCGCCTTCATATCGAAAAAATGGAGCGCCAAAGCTGGGTTTACAACATCATTGTGATTCTATTGTTGTGTGGTGGGAGTTTTATGGTGTTCGCGAATAAAACAATTCGCTCAAAAGCAGCGATTGACGCTACGACCAAAGCGTACAACAGAACTGAGATCATAAGACGAATTAAACGGGTGAAGCGTTCTCAAGAAACGAATAAACAGCATGTTCTAGTCTTATTAGACTTAGATAAGTTTAAGAAAATCAATGATGAACATGGTCACCCAACCGGGGACAGAGCAATAGTTCACATTAGCAGACAAATCAGAAAGCATTTAATGAGCGGAGAGTTGTTTGGTCGTTTAGGTGGTGAAGAGTTTGTAGTAATGCTGACAGACACCCCCCCACCGGAAGTAAGAGAACGAGTTGAAGAGTTGCACTACGCCATATCAAGCACGGTCTTCTTATCAGAAAGTAAAAAGCCACTTAATGTAACCGCGAGTTTTGCTTACTTAGCAACCTCAAACGCATTAAGTGACTTTGATGACTTGTATTCAGTTCTTGATCAAGCGTTGTATCAAGCAAAGAGCAACGGCCGAAACTGCATCATCGATGCCTATAACGAACCTATTGATTTACCAGAAGTTATTTATTCTCAGCCTGTTTGCGAACCAACTCAGCCATGA
- the queC gene encoding 7-cyano-7-deazaguanine synthase QueC — protein MKKAVVVFSGGQDSTTCLVQALKEYDEVHAITFDYGQRHKLEIEVAESLAKELGVKAHKVMDVTLLNELAISSLTRDDIPVSHELQDNGLPNSFVPGRNILFLTLAGIYAYQIGAETVITGVCETDFSGYPDCRNDFVKAMNTALVQGMDKQLDIKTPLMWLNKAETWALADQYSALELVRSKTLTCYNGIIGDGCGDCPACELRKVGLNDYLGDRESIMAELVRKQAENK, from the coding sequence ATGAAAAAAGCAGTAGTAGTATTTAGTGGTGGTCAAGACTCAACCACGTGTCTAGTTCAAGCATTAAAAGAGTATGATGAAGTTCATGCGATTACGTTTGACTATGGTCAGCGTCATAAACTCGAGATTGAAGTCGCTGAATCACTAGCTAAAGAGTTAGGCGTGAAAGCGCACAAAGTGATGGATGTGACTCTATTAAATGAGCTAGCTATCAGCTCTTTAACTCGTGACGATATTCCTGTTTCTCATGAACTGCAAGACAACGGTTTGCCAAACTCGTTTGTCCCAGGTCGTAACATTCTGTTCTTAACACTGGCTGGCATTTACGCGTACCAAATTGGCGCGGAAACGGTGATTACCGGTGTGTGTGAAACAGACTTTTCTGGTTACCCTGATTGTCGCAATGACTTTGTAAAAGCGATGAACACTGCGCTAGTTCAAGGTATGGATAAGCAGCTGGATATCAAAACGCCACTCATGTGGCTAAACAAGGCTGAAACTTGGGCCTTAGCTGATCAATACTCAGCACTTGAGCTTGTTCGTAGTAAAACCCTAACTTGTTACAACGGCATCATTGGTGATGGTTGTGGCGATTGTCCAGCGTGTGAATTACGTAAAGTCGGCCTTAATGATTACCTAGGTGACCGCGAAAGCATCATGGCTGAGTTGGTTCGCAAACAGGCTGAGAATAAATAA
- the queE gene encoding 7-carboxy-7-deazaguanine synthase QueE, whose protein sequence is MYKINEMFETIQGEGVFTGVPAVFVRLQICPVGCSWCDTKQTWEALPEDETSLGDIMVKTEDSPTWSSIDAQGIVNEYIKQGYTAKHIVITGGEPCIYDLVPLTEAFEKHGCRCQIETSGTSEVKATPDTWVTVSPKVAMKAKLEILDSALQRANEIKHPVGTSKDIEQLDGLLERAEVSDDTVIALQPISQKDRATKLCIDTCIERNWRLSIQTHKYLSIA, encoded by the coding sequence TTGTACAAGATTAACGAAATGTTTGAAACCATCCAGGGTGAGGGCGTGTTTACCGGCGTTCCTGCTGTTTTTGTTCGTCTGCAAATTTGCCCTGTAGGCTGTTCTTGGTGTGATACCAAACAGACATGGGAAGCTTTGCCAGAAGACGAGACTAGCCTTGGTGATATCATGGTTAAGACAGAGGATTCACCGACTTGGTCTTCTATTGATGCTCAAGGAATCGTGAATGAATACATCAAGCAAGGTTACACTGCAAAACACATTGTGATTACAGGTGGTGAGCCATGTATTTATGATCTTGTCCCTCTTACTGAAGCATTTGAGAAACACGGCTGTCGCTGCCAAATTGAGACTAGCGGTACATCTGAAGTCAAAGCGACACCTGATACTTGGGTTACGGTGTCACCCAAGGTGGCAATGAAAGCGAAACTGGAAATCTTAGACAGCGCTTTACAGCGTGCGAACGAGATTAAGCACCCAGTAGGAACAAGTAAGGATATCGAGCAACTTGATGGTTTACTGGAACGAGCAGAAGTATCTGACGATACTGTGATTGCTCTACAACCAATTAGCCAAAAAGATCGTGCGACGAAGCTTTGTATTGATACCTGCATTGAGCGCAATTGGCGCTTATCAATTCAAACTCATAAGTACTTGAGCATCGCATAG
- a CDS encoding Cof-type HAD-IIB family hydrolase yields the protein MYKLIALDMDGTLLNSDKVISQENKDAIAKARAAGVKVVLASGRPLEGMQSKLDELSINGEDDFVLFYNGSMVQNVSTKEIIHSEISNGKVAKEIAALAEQLGGYVHAFSKVHGLITPENNEYTGIEARINGLDITEFDFSQLEDDHEIIKTMIVAEPTKLTDIISKLPQQLKNQFTIVQSAPFFLEFLNPNSNKGVGIEAIAKHLGITAEEVICMGDAENDHHMLEYAGLGIAMDNAMEETKKLADHITASNDNHGVAVAIEKFIFNS from the coding sequence ATGTACAAACTGATTGCTCTTGATATGGACGGTACACTTCTCAACAGTGACAAAGTGATTTCTCAAGAGAACAAAGACGCAATTGCTAAAGCTCGCGCTGCGGGTGTGAAAGTCGTTCTGGCTTCTGGCCGCCCTTTAGAAGGCATGCAAAGCAAACTCGATGAGCTTTCAATTAACGGCGAGGATGACTTTGTACTCTTCTACAATGGCTCTATGGTTCAGAATGTATCAACAAAAGAGATCATTCATAGCGAGATCAGTAATGGTAAAGTAGCAAAAGAAATCGCTGCACTTGCCGAACAGCTTGGTGGCTATGTCCATGCATTCAGCAAAGTTCATGGTTTAATTACACCAGAGAACAACGAATACACCGGCATTGAGGCGCGCATTAACGGCTTAGATATTACCGAATTCGATTTTTCTCAGTTGGAAGACGACCACGAAATAATTAAAACCATGATTGTTGCTGAGCCAACGAAACTGACAGACATCATCAGTAAATTGCCACAACAGCTTAAGAATCAGTTTACTATTGTTCAGAGCGCACCTTTTTTCTTAGAGTTCCTAAATCCGAACTCGAACAAAGGTGTTGGTATTGAAGCCATTGCCAAACACTTAGGCATTACAGCCGAAGAAGTAATCTGTATGGGCGACGCTGAAAATGACCACCATATGCTGGAATACGCGGGTCTGGGCATTGCAATGGACAACGCAATGGAAGAAACCAAGAAACTGGCAGATCACATCACAGCAAGCAACGACAATCATGGCGTAGCGGTTGCGATTGAAAAGTTTATCTTTAACTCGTAA